The Triticum aestivum cultivar Chinese Spring chromosome 3A, IWGSC CS RefSeq v2.1, whole genome shotgun sequence genome includes a region encoding these proteins:
- the LOC123059858 gene encoding EEF1A lysine methyltransferase 2 has translation MAGIRWPPEDPEMFPTRMLGTGVWGGPPAAAAGGGGGPPGPPGEMASDDDRSVAADSWSIKSDYGSTLDDEQRYADTAEVLLASSSSVASVAAPSACSSSLSAHHSSDFSFDKDVPDVVPPMLGLHNYQDGAYAEDLANYHGRSHADDWFGTEAMDVLVGWTKNLCFSKDLPGCSVLDIGTGSGRLLQQLAKQGFSDLTGIDYSEAAIELARNLAIRDGFEHINFLVDDVLESKLERRFELVMDEGTLDAIGLHPDGPVKRMMYWQSVASLVSPGGILVITSCSRTKDELVQEVENFNQRKLGAMVSEGALASDAVVFKYLDHVQAYPNVDGICIATVAFLHT, from the exons ATGGCGGGGATACGGTGGCCGCCGGAGGATCCGGAGATGTTCCCGACGCGGATGCTCGGGACCGGGGTCTGGGGCGGCCCCCCCGCCgcggccgcggggggagggggaggccccCCGGGCCCGCCCGGCGAGATGGCGTCGGACGACGACCGCTCCGTGGCGGCCGACTCGTGGTCCATCAAGAGCGACTACGGCAGCACCCTCGACGACGAGCAGCGCTACGCCGACACCGCCGAGGTGctcctcgcctcctcctcctccgtggcctccgtcgccgcgccctccgcctgctcctcctcccTCAGCGCCCACCACTCCTCCGACTTCAG CTTTGACAAGGATGTGCCTGACGTCGTGCCGCCGATGCTGGGCCTGCACAATTACCAGGACGGCGCGTACGCCGAAGACCTAGCTAATTACCATGGACGCAGCCACGCGGATGACTG GTTTGGCACCGAGGCCATGGATGTCCTTGTAGGCTGGACGAAAAACTTATGCTTCAGCAAGGATTTGCCCGGCTGCAGTGTACTTGACATAGGAACTGGGAGCGGACGACTCTTACAGCAGCTTGCAAAACAAGG GTTTTCTGATCTAACTGGCATTGACTATAGTGAAGCCGCAATTGAGCTTGCTCGAAACCTTGCAATTCGTGATGGATTTGAGCACATTAATTTCCTG GTTGATGATGTTCTGGAGTCGAAGTTGGAGAGGAGATTTGAACTTGTGATGGATGAAGGGACTCTGGATGCAATAGGGCTCCACCCTGATGGACCTGTAAAGAG AATGATGTATTGGCAGTCAGTGGCCAGCTTGGTTTCCCCTGGTGGCATACTG GTCATCACATCCTGCAGCAGGACCAAGGATGAGCTAGTGCAGGAGGTGGAGAACTTCAACCAGAGAAAGTTGGGCGCTATGGTCTCTGAAGGAGCTCTTGCCAGCGATGCCGTGGTGTTCAAGTACCTCGACCACGTCCAAGCTTACCCAAACGTCGATGGTATTTGCATCGCCACCGTTGCTTTCCTGCATACATGA
- the LOC123059859 gene encoding uncharacterized protein isoform X3, giving the protein MIIPASACVLAGPMGEHLALLVDRLLTESTLEAAIVSRKQPAADDTPAAIVYCCDIAAAGGDPSKMVECRICQEEDWDTGMEAPCACRGSLKYAHRKCIQRWCNEKGDTICEICLQQFRPGYTAPQQLFHYGSIPMNFRGNWEVARHDLHDSQVITMVPSERDFMDEYDDYFPVRTRSSALCCRTVAIIFLALLVLRHTLPLMVGGDGEYSFALFLLLVLRTAGILFPILVMVRAMATFHRRRRQQSSILFSDA; this is encoded by the exons ATGATTATACCTGCGTCTGCGTGCGTGCTTGCAGGGCCCATGGGTGAACACCTCGCGCTGCTGGTGGACCGGCTGCTCACGGAGTCCACGCTGGAGGCGGCCATCGTGAGCAGGAAGCAGCCGGCCGCGGACGACACGCCGGCGGCGATCGTCTACTGCTGTGACATCGCCGCCGCTGGCGGCGACCCGAGCAAGATGGTGGAGTGCAGGATCTGCCAGGAGGAGGACTGGGACACCGGCATGGAGGCCCCCTGCGCCTGCCGCGGCAGCCTCAAG TATGCCCATCGAAAATGCATCCAGCGTTGGTGCAATGAGAAGGGCGACACCATCTGCGAAATATGCTTGCAG CAATTCAGGCCAGGCTACACTGCCCCACAGCAGCTGTTCCACTATGGAAGCATACCAATGAACTTCAG GGGGAACTGGGAGGTCGCGCGGCACGATCTCCACGACTCTCAGGTCATAACAATGGTGCCCTCGGAGCGCGATTTCATGGACGAGTACGACGACTACTTTCCGGTCAGGACAAGGAGCAGCGCCCTGTGTTGCCGGACAGTCGCTATCATT TTCCTGGCCCTCCTGGTTCTCCGGCACACTCTTCCTCTcatggtcggcggcgacggggagTACTCGTTTGCTCTGTTTTTG CTTCTTGTGCTGAGGACAGCTGGGATTCTGTTCCCAATCTTGGTGATGGTGAGAGCAATGGCAACCTTCCATCGTCGTCGTCGCCAACAG AGTTCTATACTCTTTTCTGATGCGTAA
- the LOC123059859 gene encoding uncharacterized protein isoform X2, protein MGEHLALLVDRLLTESTLEAAIVSRKQPAADDTPAAIVYCCDIAAAGGDPSKMVECRICQEEDWDTGMEAPCACRGSLKYAHRKCIQRWCNEKGDTICEICLQQFRPGYTAPQQLFHYGSIPMNFRGNWEVARHDLHDSQVITMVPSERDFMDEYDDYFPVRTRSSALCCRTVAIIFLALLVLRHTLPLMVGGDGEYSFALFLLLVLRTAGILFPILVMVRAMATFHRRRRQQGNQGTYMFFSDTEDEDDDDEVEEEDADADPAPPHYQPRLIPVY, encoded by the exons ATGGGTGAACACCTCGCGCTGCTGGTGGACCGGCTGCTCACGGAGTCCACGCTGGAGGCGGCCATCGTGAGCAGGAAGCAGCCGGCCGCGGACGACACGCCGGCGGCGATCGTCTACTGCTGTGACATCGCCGCCGCTGGCGGCGACCCGAGCAAGATGGTGGAGTGCAGGATCTGCCAGGAGGAGGACTGGGACACCGGCATGGAGGCCCCCTGCGCCTGCCGCGGCAGCCTCAAG TATGCCCATCGAAAATGCATCCAGCGTTGGTGCAATGAGAAGGGCGACACCATCTGCGAAATATGCTTGCAG CAATTCAGGCCAGGCTACACTGCCCCACAGCAGCTGTTCCACTATGGAAGCATACCAATGAACTTCAG GGGGAACTGGGAGGTCGCGCGGCACGATCTCCACGACTCTCAGGTCATAACAATGGTGCCCTCGGAGCGCGATTTCATGGACGAGTACGACGACTACTTTCCGGTCAGGACAAGGAGCAGCGCCCTGTGTTGCCGGACAGTCGCTATCATT TTCCTGGCCCTCCTGGTTCTCCGGCACACTCTTCCTCTcatggtcggcggcgacggggagTACTCGTTTGCTCTGTTTTTG CTTCTTGTGCTGAGGACAGCTGGGATTCTGTTCCCAATCTTGGTGATGGTGAGAGCAATGGCAACCTTCCATCGTCGTCGTCGCCAACAG GGAAACCAGGGAACTTACATGTTCTTCTCGGACACCGAGGATGAGGACGATGACGAcgaggtggaagaagaggatgCCGACGCCGATCCTGCGCCGCCTCACTACCAACCACGCCTTATCCCCGTCTACTGA
- the LOC123059859 gene encoding uncharacterized protein isoform X1 produces the protein MIIPASACVLAGPMGEHLALLVDRLLTESTLEAAIVSRKQPAADDTPAAIVYCCDIAAAGGDPSKMVECRICQEEDWDTGMEAPCACRGSLKYAHRKCIQRWCNEKGDTICEICLQQFRPGYTAPQQLFHYGSIPMNFRGNWEVARHDLHDSQVITMVPSERDFMDEYDDYFPVRTRSSALCCRTVAIIFLALLVLRHTLPLMVGGDGEYSFALFLLLVLRTAGILFPILVMVRAMATFHRRRRQQGNQGTYMFFSDTEDEDDDDEVEEEDADADPAPPHYQPRLIPVY, from the exons ATGATTATACCTGCGTCTGCGTGCGTGCTTGCAGGGCCCATGGGTGAACACCTCGCGCTGCTGGTGGACCGGCTGCTCACGGAGTCCACGCTGGAGGCGGCCATCGTGAGCAGGAAGCAGCCGGCCGCGGACGACACGCCGGCGGCGATCGTCTACTGCTGTGACATCGCCGCCGCTGGCGGCGACCCGAGCAAGATGGTGGAGTGCAGGATCTGCCAGGAGGAGGACTGGGACACCGGCATGGAGGCCCCCTGCGCCTGCCGCGGCAGCCTCAAG TATGCCCATCGAAAATGCATCCAGCGTTGGTGCAATGAGAAGGGCGACACCATCTGCGAAATATGCTTGCAG CAATTCAGGCCAGGCTACACTGCCCCACAGCAGCTGTTCCACTATGGAAGCATACCAATGAACTTCAG GGGGAACTGGGAGGTCGCGCGGCACGATCTCCACGACTCTCAGGTCATAACAATGGTGCCCTCGGAGCGCGATTTCATGGACGAGTACGACGACTACTTTCCGGTCAGGACAAGGAGCAGCGCCCTGTGTTGCCGGACAGTCGCTATCATT TTCCTGGCCCTCCTGGTTCTCCGGCACACTCTTCCTCTcatggtcggcggcgacggggagTACTCGTTTGCTCTGTTTTTG CTTCTTGTGCTGAGGACAGCTGGGATTCTGTTCCCAATCTTGGTGATGGTGAGAGCAATGGCAACCTTCCATCGTCGTCGTCGCCAACAG GGAAACCAGGGAACTTACATGTTCTTCTCGGACACCGAGGATGAGGACGATGACGAcgaggtggaagaagaggatgCCGACGCCGATCCTGCGCCGCCTCACTACCAACCACGCCTTATCCCCGTCTACTGA
- the LOC123059859 gene encoding uncharacterized protein isoform X4 — protein sequence MIIPASACVLAGPMGEHLALLVDRLLTESTLEAAIVSRKQPAADDTPAAIVYCCDIAAAGGDPSKMVECRICQEEDWDTGMEAPCACRGSLKYAHRKCIQRWCNEKGDTICEICLQQFRPGYTAPQQLFHYGSIPMNFRGNWEVARHDLHDSQVITMVPSERDFMDEYDDYFPVRTRSSALCCRTVAIIFLALLVLRHTLPLMVGGDGEYSFALFLLLVLRTAGILFPILVMVRAMATFHRRRRQQIS from the exons ATGATTATACCTGCGTCTGCGTGCGTGCTTGCAGGGCCCATGGGTGAACACCTCGCGCTGCTGGTGGACCGGCTGCTCACGGAGTCCACGCTGGAGGCGGCCATCGTGAGCAGGAAGCAGCCGGCCGCGGACGACACGCCGGCGGCGATCGTCTACTGCTGTGACATCGCCGCCGCTGGCGGCGACCCGAGCAAGATGGTGGAGTGCAGGATCTGCCAGGAGGAGGACTGGGACACCGGCATGGAGGCCCCCTGCGCCTGCCGCGGCAGCCTCAAG TATGCCCATCGAAAATGCATCCAGCGTTGGTGCAATGAGAAGGGCGACACCATCTGCGAAATATGCTTGCAG CAATTCAGGCCAGGCTACACTGCCCCACAGCAGCTGTTCCACTATGGAAGCATACCAATGAACTTCAG GGGGAACTGGGAGGTCGCGCGGCACGATCTCCACGACTCTCAGGTCATAACAATGGTGCCCTCGGAGCGCGATTTCATGGACGAGTACGACGACTACTTTCCGGTCAGGACAAGGAGCAGCGCCCTGTGTTGCCGGACAGTCGCTATCATT TTCCTGGCCCTCCTGGTTCTCCGGCACACTCTTCCTCTcatggtcggcggcgacggggagTACTCGTTTGCTCTGTTTTTG CTTCTTGTGCTGAGGACAGCTGGGATTCTGTTCCCAATCTTGGTGATGGTGAGAGCAATGGCAACCTTCCATCGTCGTCGTCGCCAACAG ATCTCTTGA